One region of Elephas maximus indicus isolate mEleMax1 chromosome 23, mEleMax1 primary haplotype, whole genome shotgun sequence genomic DNA includes:
- the LOC126066219 gene encoding collagen alpha-2(I) chain-like, protein MEELTVYYQDLRFPSLLKAVQKLPVAGPAFRKRSWNGEQTHSRGPQASLPVREPQASGGDTPSPGATGFWGLHSHSGSHRLLGGVTPTPGAAGFSGPSLPVREPQASRGRHSHSGSRPSLPLQEPQAPGAFTPNLGATDFWGLHSHSGSHRLLGAFTPTPGATGFWGLHSHSGSHRLLGGVTPTPGATGFWGRHSQSGSHRLLGGVTPTPGATGFWGRHSQSGSHRLLGGVTPSPGATGFSGASLPLREPQASRGLHSHSGSHRLLGGVTPTPGATDFWGLHSHSGSHRLLGGVTPTPGATGFSGASLPLREPQAPGAFTPTPGAAGFWGRHSHSGSHRLLGGVTPTPGATGFSGASLPLREPQASRGRHSHSGSHRLLGGVTPTPGATGFSGASLPLREPQASRGRHSHSGSHRLLGTSLPLREPQASGDVTPTPGSGLLGGVTPTPGCGLLGGVTPTVGSRLLGGLHSHSGIRASRGPSLPLRDPGFSGASLPLRDPGFSGASLPLRDPGFSGAFTPTPGSGLLGGLHSHSGIRASRGASLQLWDPGFSGASLPLRDPGLSGRPWEPVGFTFPFAENRDAERTRADSGVP, encoded by the exons ATGGAGGAACTCACCGTCTACTATCAGGACCTCA GATTTCCCAGTTTACTAAAAGCTGTGCAAAAGCTGCCCGTGGCCGGGCCTGCGTTTCGCAAGCGGAGCTGGAATGGAGAGCAGACGCATTCCCGGGGTCCCCAGGCGTCACTTCCAGTCCGGGAACCACAGGCTTCTGGGGGTGATACTCCCAGTCCGGGAGCCACAGGCTTCTGGGGCCTTCACTCCCACTCCGGGAGCCACAGGCTTCTCGGGGGCGTCACTCCCACTCCGGGAGCCGCAGGCTTCTCGGGGCCTTCACTCCCAGTCCGGGAGCCACAGGCTTCTCGGGGGCGTCACTCCCACTCTGGGAGCCGGCCTTCACTCCCACTCCAGGAGCCACAGGCTCCTGGGGCCTTCACTCCCAACCTGGGAGCCACAGACTTCTGGGGCCTTCACTCCCACTCCGGGAGCCACAGGCTTCTCGGGGCCTTCACTCCCACTCCGGGAGCCACAGGCTTCTGGGGCCTTCACTCCCACTCCGGGAGCCACAGGCTTCTCGGGGGCGTCACTCCCACTCCGGGAGCCACAGGCTTCTGGGGGCGTCACTCCCAGTCCGGGAGCCACAGGCTTCTCGGGGGCGTCACTCCCACTCCGGGAGCCACAGGCTTCTGGGGGCGTCACTCCCAGTCCGGGAGCCACAGACTTCTCGGGGGCGTCACTCCCAGTCCGGGAGCCACAG GCTTCTCCGGGGCGTCACTCCCACTCCGGGAGCCACAGGCTTCTCG GGGCCTTCACTCCCACTCCGGGAGCCACAGGCTTCTCGGGGGCGTCACTCCCACTCCGGGAGCCACAGACTTCTGGGGCCTTCACTCCCACTCCGGGAGCCACAGGCTTCTCGGGGGCGTCACTCCCACTCCGGGAGCCACAGGCTTCTCGGGGGCGTCACTCCCACTCCGGGAGCCACAGGCTCCTGGGGCCTTCACTCCCACTCCGGGAGCCGCAGGCTTCTGGGGGCGTCACTCCCACTCCGGGAGCCACAGGCTTCTCGGGGGCGTCACTCCCACTCCGGGAGCCACAGGCTTCTCGGGGGCGTCACTCCCACTCCGGGAGCCACAGGCTTCTCGGGGGCGTCACTCCCACTCCGGGAGCCACAGGCTTCTCGGGGGCGTCACTCCCACTCCGGGAGCCACAGGCTTCTCGGGGGCGTCACTCCCACTCCGGGAGCCACAGGCTTCTCGGGGGCGTCACTCCCACTCCGGGAGCCACAGGCTTCTGGGGACGTCACTCCCACTCCGGGAGCCACAGGCTTCTGGGGACGTCACTCCCACTCCGGGATCCGGGCTTCTCGGGGGCGTCACTCCCACTCCGGGATGCGGGCTTCTTGGGGGCGTCACTCCGACTGTGGGATCCAGGCTTCTCGGGGGCCTTCACTCCCACTCCGGGATCCGGGCTTCTCGGGGGCCTTCACTCCCACTCCGGGATCCGGGCTTCTCGGGGGCGTCACTCCCACTCCGGGATCCGGGCTTCTCGGGGGCGTCACTCCCACTCCGGGATCCGGGCTTCTCGGGGGCCTTCACTCCCACTCCGGGATCCGGGCTTCTCGGGGGCCTTCACTCCCACTCCGGGATCCGGGCTTCTCGGGGGGCGTCACTCCAACTGTGGGATCCGGGCTTCTCGGGGGCGTCACTCCCACTCCGGGATCCGGGCCTCTCGGGGCGCCCTTGGGAGCCCGTGGGGTTCACCTTCCCCTTTGCCGAGAACAGGGACGCAGAGCGGACCCGCGCAGACTCTGGGGTGCCGTGA
- the CCNL1 gene encoding cyclin-L1 isoform X1, which yields MASGPHPTAAAAASSVAPSAGGSGCGAAATTATATRGILIGDRLYSEVSLTIDHSLIPEERLSPTPSMQDGLDLPSETDLRILGCELIQAAGILLRLPQVAMATGQVLFHRFFYSKSFVKHSFEIVAMACINLASKIEEAPRRIRDVINVFHHLRQLRGKRTPSPLILDQNYINTKNQVIKAERRVLKELGFCVHVKHPHKIIVMYLQVLECERNQTLVQTAWNYMNDSLRTNVFVRFQPETIACACIYLAARALQIPLPTRPHWFLLFGTTEEEIQEICIETLRLYTRKKPNYEMLEKEVEKRKVALQEAKLKAKGLNPDGTPALSTLGGFSPASKPSSPREVKAEEKSPVSVNVKTVRKEPEDRQQASKSPYNGVRKDSKRSRNSRSASRSRSRTRSRSRSHTPRRHYNNRRSRSGTYSSRSRSRSRSHSESPRRHHNHGSPHLKAKHTRDDLKSSNRHGHKRKKSRSRSQSKSRDHSDAAKKHRHERGHHRDRRDRSRSFERSHKGKHHGGSRSGHGRHRR from the exons ATGGCGTCCGGGCCTCACCCGACCGCGGCCGCCGCCGCCTCGTCGGTCGCCCCGAGCGCGGGCGGCTCCGGCTGCGGGGCGGCGGCCACGACGGCGACGGCGACCAGGGGCATCCTGATCGGCGACCGCCTGTACTCGGAGGTGTCGCTGACCATCGACCACTCGCTGATCCCGGAGGAGCGGCTCTCGCCTACGCCGTCCATGCAGGACGGGCTCGACCTGCCCAGCGAGACGGACCTGCGCATCCTGGGCTGCGAGCTCATCCAGGCCGCCGGCATCCTCCTCCGGCTGCCGCAG GTGGCGATGGCAACGGGGCAGGTGTTGTTCCATCGGTTTTTCTACTCCAAGTCGTTCGTCAAACACAGTTTCGAG attgttGCCATGGCGTGTATTAATCTTGCATCAAAAATCGAAGAAGCACCTAGAAGAATAAGAGATGTGATTAATGTATTTCACCACCTACGCCAGTTAAGAGGAAAAAG GACTCCAAGCCCTCTGATCCTTGATCAGAACTACATAAACACCAAAAATCAAGTTATCAAGGCAGAGAGGAGGGTGCTAAAGGAGTTGGGATTTTGTGTTCATGTCAAGCATCCCCATAAG ATCATTGTTATGTATTTACAAGTCTTAGAATGTGAACGTAATCAAACCCTGGTTCAAACTGCCTG GAATTACATGAATGACAGTCTTCGGACCAATGTTTTTGTTCGATTTCAACCAGAGACTATAGCATGTGCTTGCATCTACCTTGCAGCTAGGGCTCTCCAG ATTCCACTGCCAACTCGTCCCCAttggtttcttctttttgggaCTACAGAAGAGGAGATCCAGGAAATCTGCATAGAAACGCTTAGGCTTTATACACGAAAAAAG CCAAACTATGAAATGCTAGAAAAAGAAGTCGAAAAAAGAAAAGTAGCCTTACAAGAAGCCAAATTAAAAGCAAAGGGATTGAATCCTGATGGAACGCCAGCCCTCTCAACTCTTGGTGGATTTTCGCCAGCCTCTAAACCAT catcaccAAGAGAAGTAAAAGCTGAGGAGAAGTCACCAGTCTCTGTTAACGTGAAGACGGTCAGAAAAGAACCTGAGGATAGACAGCAGGCTTCCAAAAGCCCTTACAATGG tgtAAGAAAAGACAGCAAGAGAAGTAGAAACAGCAGAAGTGCGAGTCGATCAAGGTCACGAACACGATCACGCTCCAGATCGCACACTCCAAGGAGACA TTACAACAATAGGCGGAGTCGGTCGGGGACGTACAGCTCAAGATCAAGAAGCAGATCCCGCAGTCACAGCGAAAGCCCGCGAAGACATCATAATCATGGTTCTCCTCATCTGAAGGCCAAGCATACCAGAGATGATTTGAAAAGTTCGAATAGACatggtcacaaaaggaaaaaatctcGTTCTCGATCTCAGAGCAAGTCTCGGGATCACTCAGATGCTGCCAAGAAGCACAGGCATGAAAGGGGACATCACAGGGACAGGCGGGACCGGTCTCGCTCCTTTGAGAGGTCCCACAAAGGCAAGCACCATGGCGGCAGTCGCTCAGGACATGGCCGGCACAGGCGCTGA
- the CCNL1 gene encoding cyclin-L1 isoform X2: MASGPHPTAAAAASSVAPSAGGSGCGAAATTATATRGILIGDRLYSEVSLTIDHSLIPEERLSPTPSMQDGLDLPSETDLRILGCELIQAAGILLRLPQVAMATGQVLFHRFFYSKSFVKHSFEIVAMACINLASKIEEAPRRIRDVINVFHHLRQLRGKRTPSPLILDQNYINTKNQVIKAERRVLKELGFCVHVKHPHKIIVMYLQVLECERNQTLVQTAWVVPDGKS, encoded by the exons ATGGCGTCCGGGCCTCACCCGACCGCGGCCGCCGCCGCCTCGTCGGTCGCCCCGAGCGCGGGCGGCTCCGGCTGCGGGGCGGCGGCCACGACGGCGACGGCGACCAGGGGCATCCTGATCGGCGACCGCCTGTACTCGGAGGTGTCGCTGACCATCGACCACTCGCTGATCCCGGAGGAGCGGCTCTCGCCTACGCCGTCCATGCAGGACGGGCTCGACCTGCCCAGCGAGACGGACCTGCGCATCCTGGGCTGCGAGCTCATCCAGGCCGCCGGCATCCTCCTCCGGCTGCCGCAG GTGGCGATGGCAACGGGGCAGGTGTTGTTCCATCGGTTTTTCTACTCCAAGTCGTTCGTCAAACACAGTTTCGAG attgttGCCATGGCGTGTATTAATCTTGCATCAAAAATCGAAGAAGCACCTAGAAGAATAAGAGATGTGATTAATGTATTTCACCACCTACGCCAGTTAAGAGGAAAAAG GACTCCAAGCCCTCTGATCCTTGATCAGAACTACATAAACACCAAAAATCAAGTTATCAAGGCAGAGAGGAGGGTGCTAAAGGAGTTGGGATTTTGTGTTCATGTCAAGCATCCCCATAAG ATCATTGTTATGTATTTACAAGTCTTAGAATGTGAACGTAATCAAACCCTGGTTCAAACTGCCTG GGTAGTCCCTGATGGTAAGTCATAG